A section of the Gemmatimonadales bacterium genome encodes:
- a CDS encoding glycosyltransferase, protein MTEIAVSVILPCFRSTPVALRTAEVLAAYLPTVFPTWELIVVDDGENEFGTAPLPDADNVRLITHSRNLGKGAAVRTGMLAARGRIRIFTDIDMPYDRELLPVLADYIDRSGFHLVIGDRTLPGSHYAAATSPARRMLSAVASRVIGSLVTGGFFDTQCGIKAMRGDVADALFPMIRTRRFAFDVEIVYLALKHGLDVKRVPVHLRRNLESSVRPFPDAVRSAIDILAIKLRQLRREYDNPELAAIIFDEHARALARNHSLPTSAPTDRSESTR, encoded by the coding sequence CGTACCTCCCGACTGTCTTTCCGACGTGGGAACTCATCGTCGTCGACGATGGTGAGAACGAGTTCGGCACCGCACCGCTTCCCGATGCGGACAATGTCCGGCTCATCACGCATTCCAGGAACCTCGGCAAGGGCGCGGCGGTGCGTACCGGAATGCTTGCTGCCCGCGGGCGGATTCGCATCTTCACGGACATCGACATGCCGTATGATCGCGAACTGCTGCCGGTCCTCGCGGATTACATCGATCGGTCGGGGTTTCATCTCGTCATCGGCGACCGGACCTTGCCGGGATCGCACTACGCGGCGGCGACGAGTCCGGCGCGGCGGATGCTGTCGGCAGTCGCGTCACGCGTCATCGGCTCGCTCGTGACGGGCGGATTCTTCGATACGCAGTGCGGGATCAAGGCGATGCGCGGCGATGTGGCGGACGCGCTTTTTCCGATGATCCGGACCCGGCGTTTCGCGTTCGATGTGGAGATCGTGTATCTGGCACTCAAGCACGGGCTCGATGTGAAGCGGGTGCCGGTGCACCTGCGACGCAACCTCGAGTCCTCGGTCCGGCCGTTTCCGGACGCGGTGCGCAGCGCGATCGACATCCTTGCGATCAAGCTCAGGCAGCTCCGACGCGAGTACGACAATCCCGAATTGGCAGCGATCATCTTTGACGAACATGCCCGGGCGCTCGCGCGCAATCATTCCCTGCCGACGAGCGCGCCCACCGATCGATCGGAATCCACCCGCTGA